Proteins co-encoded in one Setaria viridis chromosome 9, Setaria_viridis_v4.0, whole genome shotgun sequence genomic window:
- the LOC117837945 gene encoding uncharacterized protein, translated as MAEPEVEVAAAAAAAMETEAPAAAGQKREREEGGDPAAEGGEAAEEEEAAAAKKPKVEGDTKEEKEEETKDDKEGVEGKGEEAKGKPAKLGPKEFATAVEMFDYFFALLHSWAPQLEFNKYEQMVLEDLLKKGHAEPAKKIGPGIEAFEIRNHPVWQSRCFFVRRVDGSADDFSFRKCVDNILPLPEDMKIGNSKKSGGHHKGGGGGRGGGRGGGGRGGWRGGRGRGRRGG; from the exons ATGGCTGAAcccgaggtggaggtggccgcagccgccgcagcagcgATGGAAACCGAGGCGCCGGCAGCCGCTGGTCagaagagggagagggaggaagggggtgATCCTGCCGCTgagggcggcgaggcggcggaggaggaggaagcggcggcggctaaGAAGCCGAAGGTGGAGGGGGATAccaaggaagaaaaggaggaggagacgaagGATGATAAGGAGGGCGtggaggggaagggagaggaggcgaAGGGCAAGCCCGCGAAGTTGGGGCCGAAAGAGTTCGCCACGGCCGTCGAGATGTTCGACTACTTCTTCGCCCTGCTCCACTCGTGGGCGCCGCAGCTTGAGTTCAATAAG TATGAACAAATGGTGCTGGAGGACTTGCTGAAGAAAGGCCATGCTGAGCCCGCTAAGAAGATTGGGCCAGGAATCGAAGCATTTGAGATCCGCAACCACCCTGTGTGGCAGAGCCGCTGCTTCTTTGTCCGCAGGGTTGATGGATCCGCGGATGATTTCAGCTTCCGCAAATGCGTGGACAACATACTGCCTCTCCCCGAGGACATGAAGATTGGCAACAGCAAGAAGTCCGGCGGCCACCACAAGGGCGGTGGTGGGGGCCGGGGTGGAGGgcgtggaggagggggccgAGGTGGTTGGCGCGGTGGGCGCGGTAGGGGCAGGAGAGGCGGCTAG